Proteins from a genomic interval of Streptomyces sp. Tu6071:
- a CDS encoding VgrG-related protein, which translates to MTRPAHSAVLHVTIGGAPLPRDVAPLLVDGWVDQGVGVPAAFRLTFRDPHHIVLGKVNADFGTPVVIAPVADGKGASEPLLTGEVTGLEADYDGTGSFTVIRGYDAGHRLLRQRRVAAYRNQSASDIVRKLAGLDGVPIGRVESTRTVYEFLSQANVTDWDFLARLADENEMVMSVDAKGKLQFVTPDPASGAPPVSTPGDKSPYVLEAGTDILRLRTSVTAAEQVATVEARGWDVTTKKELTATAPAKSNPAIGIGTTPGKAAGKFKSAKLVDAQVPYDRQAEVKHAADALADDVTSSFAELEVVVRGTPKLRPGLPVALADVGTPFEGKYTATSVRHVFGDGKHYEAWVTVSGRQWRSLYGLASGGGGGDRQGLALPGVVNALVTDAQDPLKQGRVKLRFPWLDDAYVSDWTRVTQWGGVRGGSIFPLDVGDEVLVGFDRGALDHPYVLGGLYNGKDKPTKVTDVPLHDGARQKAARHTLSDRTGNRLDLLSQRTGGKQGVRLTSGDGKLVVNLDRAQTEITVDSRGTVKIKGSKSVSVDAGTNLSLSAKGRLSISSGGPLSINGKGPVSVRSLTALNVDGGPALSLSSKGVATLSSLGTLQVNATANLGLRAASLLVQGIVMVNGKPYPIP; encoded by the coding sequence ATGACCCGCCCCGCCCACTCCGCCGTCCTCCACGTCACGATCGGCGGCGCCCCGCTGCCCCGCGACGTCGCGCCGCTGCTCGTCGACGGCTGGGTCGACCAAGGCGTCGGCGTCCCCGCCGCCTTCCGGCTCACCTTCCGCGACCCGCACCACATCGTCCTCGGCAAGGTCAACGCCGACTTCGGCACGCCCGTCGTCATCGCGCCCGTCGCGGACGGCAAAGGCGCCTCCGAGCCACTGCTGACCGGCGAGGTGACGGGGCTCGAGGCCGACTACGACGGCACCGGTTCCTTCACCGTCATCCGCGGCTACGACGCCGGGCACCGGCTGCTCCGCCAGCGCCGCGTCGCCGCGTACCGCAACCAGTCCGCGTCCGACATCGTGCGCAAGCTCGCCGGGCTCGACGGCGTGCCGATCGGCCGCGTCGAATCGACCCGCACCGTCTACGAGTTCCTCAGCCAGGCGAACGTCACCGACTGGGACTTCCTCGCCCGTCTCGCCGACGAGAACGAGATGGTCATGTCCGTCGACGCGAAGGGCAAGCTCCAGTTCGTCACGCCGGACCCGGCCTCCGGCGCGCCGCCCGTGAGCACGCCGGGCGACAAGAGCCCGTACGTCCTGGAGGCCGGCACGGACATCCTGCGGCTGCGCACCTCCGTGACCGCCGCCGAGCAGGTCGCGACCGTCGAGGCGCGCGGCTGGGACGTCACGACGAAGAAGGAACTCACCGCCACCGCGCCCGCGAAGAGCAACCCGGCCATCGGCATCGGGACGACGCCGGGCAAGGCGGCGGGGAAGTTCAAGAGCGCCAAGCTCGTCGACGCGCAGGTCCCCTACGACCGGCAGGCCGAGGTCAAGCACGCCGCCGACGCGCTCGCCGACGACGTCACCTCCTCCTTCGCCGAGCTGGAGGTCGTGGTCCGCGGAACGCCCAAGCTGCGCCCGGGACTTCCCGTCGCACTCGCCGACGTCGGCACGCCCTTCGAGGGCAAGTACACCGCGACCTCGGTGCGGCACGTCTTCGGCGACGGCAAGCACTACGAGGCGTGGGTCACGGTCAGCGGCAGGCAGTGGCGCTCCTTGTACGGGCTCGCCTCCGGCGGGGGCGGCGGCGACCGGCAGGGGCTCGCGCTCCCCGGCGTCGTCAACGCGCTCGTCACCGACGCGCAGGACCCGCTCAAGCAGGGCCGCGTCAAGCTCCGCTTCCCCTGGCTCGACGACGCCTACGTCAGCGACTGGACCCGCGTCACGCAGTGGGGCGGCGTACGCGGCGGCTCGATCTTCCCGCTCGACGTCGGCGACGAAGTGCTCGTCGGCTTCGACCGGGGCGCGCTCGACCACCCGTACGTCCTCGGCGGCCTCTACAACGGCAAGGACAAACCGACCAAGGTGACCGACGTGCCCCTGCACGACGGGGCGCGGCAGAAGGCCGCCCGCCACACCCTCTCCGACCGCACGGGCAACAGGCTCGACCTGCTCAGCCAGCGCACCGGCGGCAAACAGGGCGTCCGCCTGACGAGCGGGGACGGCAAACTCGTCGTCAACCTCGACCGCGCGCAGACCGAGATCACCGTCGACAGCAGGGGCACGGTGAAGATCAAGGGCAGCAAGTCGGTCTCCGTGGACGCCGGGACGAACCTCTCGCTCAGCGCCAAGGGCAGACTGAGCATCAGCAGCGGCGGGCCGCTGAGCATCAACGGGAAGGGGCCGGTGAGCGTCCGCAGCCTGACCGCGCTCAACGTGGACGGCGGACCGGCGCTCAGCCTCAGCTCCAAGGGCGTGGCCACGCTCAGCTCCCTGGGCACCCTCCAGGTCAACGCCACCGCCAACCTCGGGCTGCGGGCCGCCTCGCTGCTCGTCCAGGGGATCGTCATGGTCAACGGGAAGCCGTACCCGATCCCGTGA